The sequence TTGCCTGCAGCTACAAACCCTCAGATGGTGATCTCGTCGAGCCGCTGCGCAATGCCGAGGTGATCCGGGACCTGGTCGTCAATATGGACCGTCCCCTCTCCTTTAACGCCGGTGCGCAGGCGTGGATCGACCCGGTCAGCGGCGCGATCCGTATGGGGCATGCGGAGGAGAAGGCGAACGAGCTGCAAAGCGACTGCATCCTCTGCGGTTCCTGCTACAGTGCATGTCCTGTCTACGCCGTCAAGCCGGATTTCGAAGGGCCGTTTGCCCTGACGCGCAGCTGGCGCTATGTCAGCGACGCCCGGACCGGCGATGTCCGCGGCAAGCTCGAAGCGGTCCAGCAAAACGGCATCTGGGACTGTACGCTCTGCAACGAATGCGTCCCGGTCTGTCCCCAGGGGATCGCGCCCAAGCAGGATATCAACCTGCTGCGTACCAAGAGCGGCATGGAGGGGTTCATGGACCCGAACATGATGGGCGGCTTCGGCGGCCTGGACTTCGGAGCGCCGAGTTTTTAACCTTTCTTCCCCGGCTGCAGCCCCTGCGGCCAAACCCCTTAAGCTCATTTTGTTATAATCGGTTTGAATGACAAACAGAGGTGTTATATGGCAGCAAAAGAGCACAGTTTCGATATTTCCGCCAAGATCGACATGCAGGCGTTCAAAGACGCCATCGTCCAGGCCGAGCGCGAGGTGGCGACCCGCTATGACTTTAAGGGGCTCACGGCCGATATCGACTACAACGAAAAAGCCAAAACATTGACGTTAGTAAGCGCCAGCGACAACAAACTAGATGCCCTGCATGATATCGTCATCGGCAAACTGCTCAAGCGTGGGTTGACGTCGAACGTCCTGGACAAGCAAGGCGTTGAAGACAGCAGCGGCGGCAACCGCAAGCAGCTGTTCAAAGTGGTCGACTACATCGAGGCCAAGGAGGCGAAGAAGATCGCTGCCGAGATCAAGAACCTCAAGCTCAAAGTGACCGCGCAGATCGAAGGGGACCATATCCGGGTCAAGGGCAAACAGCTCGATGATCTCCAAAAGGTGATCCGTGAGATCCGCGGGATGGAGTGGGATGCCCCGCTCGTCTTTGAAAATATGCGCTGAAAGGAAGAGTGATGTCCAAGATGACGGTCGCAGAGGCGGCGGAACATTTCAATGTCTCCAAGGAGGCGATCCACAACCGGATCCGCCGCGGAACCCTAAACAGCGTTATCGAGAACGGCGTGAAATATGTCGTGCTCACCGATGCCGCACCGGCAGCGCCGGCGGCGGACAGCCGTTTTCATGATTACATCGAGAAAGAGAACGAGCGTCTCAAGGCGAAGAACGAACAGCTCGAAGCGGAGGTGAACCGCCTCCGAGACCAGCGCGAAGCGATGCTCATTGCCGAACGCGAAAAAGTCGAGCAGATCTACAAAGAGCGCGACGAACAGCTCAAGAACGTGCTGCAGGTGTTCGCATCGAAACTGCTGCCCGAACAGGCGGCCGCAGCCGTCGTCGAAGAGGCGGTCTCCGCAGAGATCGTCGAATCGGTCCCCGAACCGCTCGGCGAAGAGGAGTTCGAGGACGGGATCATCGATGAGGGGGCACCGGAGGAGGCGACGATGGGGGACACCTCCGACCCTTTCGAGGACGATGACTTTGACGACCTCGTCTCCCTCAGGGACTTTATGAAGCTCAAAGGGTATGGCAAAAAACACCGCAAACGGGTCAAAGAGCGTTTCGAAACCCGCGCGGAAGAGGACAGCCGCATCCTCGTGCGCGGCGGCAAGCTGCACCTTCGCCCCTACCACTACGACTACAGCGACCTGCTGAAATAAGCGCGCCCTACGCGGCGGCGTTTTCCTGTTTAATCCGACAGATAGTAACTGACCGTCGAGACGACCCGGACCTTTTTGATATAAGGCGTCGAGCTGTCACGGTCCGTGATGGTGAACTGCCCCTGGCTGGCCGTTTTGATCTTGCCCAGGCGGCTGGCGGAGTCTGTGGCGAATTTCTCGGCGACGATGCGGGCATTCTTCGTCGCCTCTTCGATCATGGAGGGCTTGAGGCTGTTGAGCCCGGTGAAGAGGAACTGGGTACGGTGCTCGTAGTTCTGGCCCGAAAGTGCGATGCCGTCTTTGCCCAGGTTGACGATCTCCCGCATACTTTGGCGGACGGCATCGATCTTTTCCGTATAGACCGTGACGACGGTTGCGGCCGTGTAGCGAAACGCGATATTGGCCGTATTGCCGTAGTTCTGAGCCTGACGGTCAACGATGGAAGGTGACGAGACGGTGATCTCCTCCTCGTTGAAGCCGTGCGCCTTCAAAAAGGCGGTGACGGCGGCGCTTTTTCGCTCGACGGTCGCATAGAGGGAGCCGAGGTCATTGCCGGCCTCGTCGAACCTGATGGGCCAGATCGCCTTGTCCGCCGTGACCTCGCGTTCGGCCAGCCCTTTGACGGTAACGACCCTTTCCATCTCCTTGACGGTCAGTGCGGCCGTGGAGAGCAGGTAGCCGAAAAGCCCGAGCCCGAGAAAGATGAAGAGGCCGAGGATGGCGGCGGTCGATTTTTGCATGATCTCCTCCTGGGGAAACGGTTATGCCCGGAATTTTCCCTGTTTGGTGCGTTCCCCGCTCCGTTTTTCGCGGTTGAGGCGGCGGAAGCAACTCTGGCAGATGGCGTACTCGGAGTTGAGCGGCAGCGGTTTCGTACACTGGCGGCATCGGGGGACGAACTCGCTCTTTTTCAGCGAGGTCTCGATGAAGCGGTTGAGGGTGCCGCGCCATTCTCGGGCTTTTTCCGTATCGACGAAGGCGTCGGTGAAACGGTAGGCGAGCCAGAGGTAGAGCGAGATCTCCTTGACCCGGTCCTCGGCCTCGAGAAGCTCGTCGGTCGTGAGGGCGTACTCGCCGAGGTTGGCCGGGGGAATATAGGCGATCGGCTTGGCCTGGGCCAGCGAACGCACGTAGCGCTCGTAGGCCGCGACGATGTAGGGCGATTTGAGCGTCAGCGGCGCGGCGGCGAGGTGGAACTTCGCCGTAAGGTCGAGTTCATACCGGTCGACGATGGCGGCCGCTTCGAGCATAGACTCGAGGTTGGCGGCGCGGAAAGGGCCGGTGAACTGCATGTTCTTGACAAAGAAGGTGAGGATCTCTGCGAGCGACTCCTCTTCCAAAATCCCCGAGACCAGCTTGATGTGGTCCAGGTTGGCCATGACGTTGAAGGGGACCGTAACGGGGCGCGCTGGCTTGTGGAACTGTTTGTGGATCATGGAGAGGACGTCGGGGCGGATGGCACCGACGTGCCCCTTCTCCTTGATCCCGTAGCGGCCCGCCCGCCCGCTGATCTGGTGGATCTCCGAAGCGGTCAGCGGCCGCTGGTTTTCGCCGTCGAACTTGTCGCCCCGGGAGAAGAGGATCGTCTGGATGGGGAGGTTGAGCCCCATGGCGATGGCGTCGGTGGCGACGAGCACCTCCGTCTCCCCTTCGCGGAAGCGGCGCGCCTCCTCCCGCCGCACTTCGGGGGAGAGGTTGCCGTAGACGACGCTGACGCGGAAGTGCTGGGCGAGCTGCTGTTTGAGCCGCAGCACCTCCTTGCGGGAAAAGGCGATGACGGCCGTGGCGGGTTGGATATGGGTGACGGGGGTGGCGTGGGTCATCAGCTCCAGCGGGTTCTTGCGTTCGCACTGCACGATTTCCAGCGGTTCGCCGAGGTAGTCGGCCAGCTTCTGCACCGCGTCAACGGCATTCTCGGAACCCGTCATGATGACGGTTTTGGCGGGGGCGCCGATGATGGCATTCGCCCAGGCCCACCCCCGGTCCCGGTCGCCGAGCATCTGGACCTCGTCGATGACGCAGACGTCGACATCCGTGTGGAAATCGAGCATCTCGATGGTCGAGCTGATATGCGTTGCCTCTTCGTCGATGAGCTGCTCCTCGCCGGTAATGAGCGAGGCGCCGATCCCGTGTTCGCGCAGGGACTCGTAGCCTTCCAGCGCGAGCAGCCGCAGGGGGGCGAGGTAGTAGCCGGTGTCGGCCTTTTCCATCGCCTGCATCGCACGCCAGGTCTTCCCGCTGTTGGTCGGGCCGGTGTAAAAGATGAGCTTGCGGCGCAGTTCGCGGGCGAGGGGGAAGAGGTTTTTAAAATCGCGGATGGTGCGGGCGAGCAGCTCCTGGCGTTGGCGGCGGAGAAGCGCGTCGTGGATGTGGCGTTCCCAGTGAAAGAGGGTCTTGCGCCAGAGCTTGGAGTTGATGGAGAGGTGGTCGCCGAGGTGTTCGGAGAGCTCCGCCTCCAGCCACTGCAGGATCTCATCGCGGGAGGGGCTCAGCAGCTTGGCGAGTACGGCGCATTCGCCGGCGAGGGTCTCCAGCTGCCCGCCGAAGGCTTCGCGCTCGTTTTTCAGCGTGGTGGCGAGTTCGCCGGTGACGTCGATCGGCCCGCCCGCCCAGACGGCGGCAAGGACGGGATCGCGCAGCAGGGAGAGGTGCGCTTCGTGTTCGATAGGGTGAAGGAACCCCTGCGGGATAAAGCTGTCCCGGATGCCCAGCACGATCTCCTCATCGGTCTGCAGCATCGTACTGAGCGGGGTCTGCCGCTCCAGGATGGCGCGCAGTAGGGTGTCGGGCAGCGGCGGATGGGTAAGACGGGAGTCCGGCGGGGCGCTCTTGAGGGTCTGGACGATCTGCTCCGGCGAAAGGTAGGGGTGGTCCGTGCCGAGGGTGGCGAGAAAGGCGCCCAGTTCGGCCTGCTTCTGCTGTGTCACCTCCGCCTTGGCCGTTGTGATCTCCGCGATCAGTTCCGCTTCGTCGCTGTCGTTCAGGTAGGTGTAGGAGAAGGCCGGAGTTTTCAGGGGGTGGATCTTGCGGAACTGCTCCCCGAAAAGGTCATAGTCGAGCAGGGTGTTGAATTCGAAACGGTCGTCAAGGTCAAAGCGCCCTTCGCACGCCTTCTCGATGCGGGCGCGTTTCTGCTCGAAGCGCAGGTGCGCGAGC is a genomic window of Sulfurimonas sp. HSL1-2 containing:
- a CDS encoding 2Fe-2S iron-sulfur cluster-binding protein translates to MKIAVKRGDETVTYAVDFEGTLLELLIHIKTHVDPTLTFASGCRSSVCGSCAVRVNGTEALACSYKPSDGDLVEPLRNAEVIRDLVVNMDRPLSFNAGAQAWIDPVSGAIRMGHAEEKANELQSDCILCGSCYSACPVYAVKPDFEGPFALTRSWRYVSDARTGDVRGKLEAVQQNGIWDCTLCNECVPVCPQGIAPKQDINLLRTKSGMEGFMDPNMMGGFGGLDFGAPSF
- a CDS encoding helicase-related protein, with product MAKKKKKLTRLNASIRRYFDGDGFDEGIERVETATLSELVQTLGFVPESWEREELVRTLRRLWSDADVEMRQAITAFFTAEGRVYPSPNTKEPSVERSEKIDAILETMDVTPSEARALHNSFIEVRTKKITPEKMEAKLAHLRFEQKRARIEKACEGRFDLDDRFEFNTLLDYDLFGEQFRKIHPLKTPAFSYTYLNDSDEAELIAEITTAKAEVTQQKQAELGAFLATLGTDHPYLSPEQIVQTLKSAPPDSRLTHPPLPDTLLRAILERQTPLSTMLQTDEEIVLGIRDSFIPQGFLHPIEHEAHLSLLRDPVLAAVWAGGPIDVTGELATTLKNEREAFGGQLETLAGECAVLAKLLSPSRDEILQWLEAELSEHLGDHLSINSKLWRKTLFHWERHIHDALLRRQRQELLARTIRDFKNLFPLARELRRKLIFYTGPTNSGKTWRAMQAMEKADTGYYLAPLRLLALEGYESLREHGIGASLITGEEQLIDEEATHISSTIEMLDFHTDVDVCVIDEVQMLGDRDRGWAWANAIIGAPAKTVIMTGSENAVDAVQKLADYLGEPLEIVQCERKNPLELMTHATPVTHIQPATAVIAFSRKEVLRLKQQLAQHFRVSVVYGNLSPEVRREEARRFREGETEVLVATDAIAMGLNLPIQTILFSRGDKFDGENQRPLTASEIHQISGRAGRYGIKEKGHVGAIRPDVLSMIHKQFHKPARPVTVPFNVMANLDHIKLVSGILEEESLAEILTFFVKNMQFTGPFRAANLESMLEAAAIVDRYELDLTAKFHLAAAPLTLKSPYIVAAYERYVRSLAQAKPIAYIPPANLGEYALTTDELLEAEDRVKEISLYLWLAYRFTDAFVDTEKAREWRGTLNRFIETSLKKSEFVPRCRQCTKPLPLNSEYAICQSCFRRLNREKRSGERTKQGKFRA
- a CDS encoding SIMPL domain-containing protein (The SIMPL domain is named for its presence in mouse protein SIMPL (signalling molecule that associates with mouse pelle-like kinase). Bacterial member BP26, from Brucella, was shown to assemble into a channel-like structure, while YggE from E. coli has been associated with resistance to oxidative stress.) encodes the protein MQKSTAAILGLFIFLGLGLFGYLLSTAALTVKEMERVVTVKGLAEREVTADKAIWPIRFDEAGNDLGSLYATVERKSAAVTAFLKAHGFNEEEITVSSPSIVDRQAQNYGNTANIAFRYTAATVVTVYTEKIDAVRQSMREIVNLGKDGIALSGQNYEHRTQFLFTGLNSLKPSMIEEATKNARIVAEKFATDSASRLGKIKTASQGQFTITDRDSSTPYIKKVRVVSTVSYYLSD
- a CDS encoding YajQ family cyclic di-GMP-binding protein, coding for MAAKEHSFDISAKIDMQAFKDAIVQAEREVATRYDFKGLTADIDYNEKAKTLTLVSASDNKLDALHDIVIGKLLKRGLTSNVLDKQGVEDSSGGNRKQLFKVVDYIEAKEAKKIAAEIKNLKLKVTAQIEGDHIRVKGKQLDDLQKVIREIRGMEWDAPLVFENMR